The stretch of DNA attagtaacgctcatatcaaaatatgtataaagccaaacaagtacaaagttgaagagcattgacaaaAATGACATagcttaaacaaaaacaaaaaacaacagcctGATTTTTGAAGTCTGCAATGAATAATCCTACAACATCTAATTAcacaaataattatgtttattcaATTCTAAGCTATCATACAAAAGTGatctttttctttgaattttttgacGTTTATCTACATTGCGTTGCATCTTAGAGGTTACAGCAAAGATACAATTAACATTGCAATTTACTCCGATATCcacatatatatacttttataaaGTGATAAACCAGGAAAAGAAAACTCTCTATATTATATGATCGAAAAAATTGATGGATGATTTTAGTAGAGCCCGCCATGCTTTTCCGTATGCAAAAATCTTGTTTCTGACCCAAATTTATAACAATTACATCAAAATGTTATTTTCTGGCGTTGGCGCAAGGTGCTGACAGAGGTAATTCGTTTTAATAGTTTATGCATTGATGCAATACAGTAAAGTCAACATGTTTCCGAACATGTTTTCTAACAAGTTATTTCGGAACAGCTCTTCCACATCCAAGCCATGCCGGTGCTTTATCCTTTCGATATTCTGTCCTCTGGTATCTATTGTTgtatttaaaatatctacaatattcaaaacaaatgattaaagaAGTGGACAATGATGATAGGCTTTTGCCTAAGCTGTATGTGGCAATAATCTTGTGCTGAGGTAAAAAGTTTTGATATACAGGTAAGTACTACCAAACATAACAAGAATGCAATTTTAAtccaatgtatataaaaataggAAGTGTCTTAACGTTTCTGTTTTGTAGTAGTAGAGAAATTTAAGACAAAGAATTATAAGTTcatttaacatattttgaatattcGAAGTACAGGCAAATAAAAGAAGGTATCTGCCAAATCCTAAAAAATGCCTACACCTTACAATTGAAATTTATCAACATCAGGCTGCTTTGAAACCAAATATGAAATCGTTCTGTTAAGAAGTTTCTGGGGAAAGTGAGTCTAAACTATTgggtaaaaaaaaagatagacagGATCATTGGAGTAAAGCCGAACCTTCTAGAGCtaggatataacaaaaaaaatcaaagcaaaGAGAACCTCGATAATAGGTATATTGTAAGCAAAATGTCATACAGTTGGCCTATTTTACTCACTTGCTTCCCTTGAAGAAATATGTATACCCATCATTGATATTCAAAGCGGCTTCAACATTGTTTGGTATCCCCTTCCAGTAGCTACTAATTGGTTTTGGATATCCAGAAGGTGGGCTTCTACTGTAGTTTTCATGCCAAATACTAAATTTATCATCCTATAAAAACACTATTCTTTAAACAttaatttgtatataaatttgttgttttgattttcctcattgttcgatatttttgttattcaatgtttttaaaattgagaatggaaatggggattgtgtcaaagagacaacaacccgcccaaataaaaaacaacagcagagggtcaccaacaggtcttcaatgtagcgagaaattcccgcacccggaggcgtccttcagctggcccctaaacaaatatatactagtccagtgataatgaacgccatactaatttccaaattgtacacaagaaactaaaattaaaataatacaagactaacaaaggccagaggctcctgacttgggacaggcgcaaaaatgcggcggggttaaacatgtttgtgagatctcaaccctccccctatacctctaaccaatgtagtaaagtaaacgcataacaatacgcacattaaaattcagtccaagagaaatccgagtctgatgtcagaagatgtaaccaaagaaaataaacaaaatgacaataatacataaataacaacagactactagcagttaactgacatgccagctccagacttcaactaaactgactgaaagattatgatttcatcatatgaacatcataTGGTAAGTATCaatacaatttatttgttttcCTTAAATCATTATCCTTCGGTCATTCTCAACTTTCGACAGTAAAATTTATTCCAGTCGACAAagatgtatataatataaaatatctcCAAAGCACAATGTACACTTTTCATAGTTTCCATTAGTTTGTTTGAATCAAAATGAAATCCTtgaattaataaacaaaaaccttgaataaaaggagatatgtAGTAATTAAAACACATATATGAGACAACAataaatagctatcaaaggtactaggattataatgtaatacgccagacgcgcgtttcgtctacataagactcatcagtgacgctcagatcaaaatagttataacgccatacaagtacaaagttgaagagcattgaggacccaaaatttcaaaaaagtaatATAGTCTTGTCTAATTTTACCTTGAATTTATCAAAAACTATATGTTTATACTTTatgtatatttacaaatgtacctTAAAGACGTAGATGACATTATTATATTCGAGAGCTGCATCTACATTCTGGAAAAATGGAATGGTGATCCTCTTTGGAAAACCAGCATCTAGTCGAAATCTTGTGTATCGAAACAACTTGCTTCCTGGTAATGAGGGAAACAGCATTAAGGATTTGATAtgcaaattattttctttttcataaatGCTTAAATATACTGTATAAGTTAATTTCTATATttcaaagcaacaaaaaaaaatgaatttggtaCAAATTGCAACCAGTAGCTATACAATTggtatgtttaattttgtttaaagttaaatattttgtttacagaaAGTAAAAACTGAATTTCTAGAAGTTCTATAAGATATAATGAGACTATAAGTTATCATGCTTTTACCCCATTAGCTTGATTATTTAGACGGAGTCGAAACTTGTTGAACGATGCGGGCGAAATTTAGTTGTATAATAATGTCCAAATAGATAAAACTGGTTATATTCCTATTAGACATTGAATTATCAAACCAAAGACCAATTGGCAATAATACAAACAACACCAGTCCAATGCACAATCTTCGACAATAAGTAAACCTAATACTAATCTCATTAGTGAGGAGATTCATGTACGTCATCCTTTTTGGGAAGTGGTGAGCTATTACAGACGCTATTACAGACGATCACCCCACCACTCATTTCAAAGTCAGGATACCAATCCGagagcaagctataaaaggcctcggaataacaaaatataaaacaattaaatggaGAAAAACTAACGGACtgatttaaattatttacattaactgaaaaaaaaaacatttatgaaagATCACATTCAATAAGAACACTATAGGACTAAAGGCTCAAGGATCTTCCCAAAACGGAGCGAAATATGAACTTATAAAATACACATCCTTCAAAATACACATTATGACTCAATTTGCTTAAAAAATACATGACTTACCTTTAAATACATACAGTCTTCTGTACCTGTCTACGACTGCAGCTCCAGTATTGATAGGTACCCTTGGGGTTAATACTTTCCGTGAAACTTTGGTAAAGCTCTTTTCTATGCCATTTTGATCACTCTCAAATCGATAGATTTTTCTATATCGGAAGGCGTAAATTCGACGATCATCACCTATGGTTTAAGATAATGTTGAGATTGTAATCATTCACGTTTTTTAAGATATAATAGCTtactatttcttatattttataagCATGGTCATTATTTAGATTCACGTATATGATGTTATCtatccatttttatttttattttgagagattttgtttttaattttttttcttctatattttattgtttatgtttcatatttttctttgtgtGTCTGTCTAAAGGGGATTTGCAATTTTAAATAGAGTACTACGattgttttttgggtttttttttttgtatctcctACCTGCACCACTGTCTATGTGGTCTGtttttaaagtgaaaaaaaacctGTAAATTCATCTataacaattaaagatttctttaaatcaatgaaaattatttaaaaatgtctttgcttgtaaaacacattttaaattttgaatccgTTCCGCTCAAAACGCAAAATTGACAATTAATGCCATATACATGTCATAGAATctagaaattgatttttttaccatTCATAAATAAGGAGTCGAATTTCAGATCACAGATACTTGGTTTCGTAGAGGGTCGTTTTGTTGTAGCCCTTGGTCGTCTTGTTGTAACTCTTGGTCTTCTCGTTGTCACTCGTGGACGAGAAGTAGGTCTCGTAGCAGCTCTTCCGCctatataaagaaatatatatatgagaaaTTATTCAATTCAAAGTCTGTTATAAAACAAATTCGGTTCATGATCATAACTTTAATTTTCGCTGTTTAAAAGTTCTATAAGATCTTAGAATCTttcatctttatttatattttttgtttgccaATTGACATGTTTGATGTCAATGCAGAATACACTTAATCTATTTTTTCtcgttagaaaaaaaaacacgaaaagaTAAAGGATACCCAGAAATTGTAAATCGAAAATGACAGACaatagtatgaaaaaaaatagtaaaacagGAATATTTGTCCATCGCGCGTTGCGCCCCGCTCAAACTATCTCATTTCCACGTAAACGTCAAATTTTTAGTGAATATGCATTCTTGATTTTAAGTCGATGCGACCACAACTTCATGTTTTCCTACTTCATAAAACTATAATGTAACTTCATGTTTTCCTACTTCATAAAACTATAATGTAAACAGTACAGAACGGGCGAACAGAAAATCCGATCGGAAAACACACCGACCCTTTTTATCGTAGTCGGTGCAACACCAAGGGTTCACCAAGCGTTTACGACTCGTATGACGTTCAATAAAATATGCATGCCTGTCTATTatgaatatatgttttattaGTGGTCAATTATTGGtgcctgttaaaacgtttaatcccgctgcatttATTTACACCTGGCCTAATCCAGGAGCatttttttcagtggttgtcttttgtaaAACCATTCCTTTgcttaaataatttatatttttgcacATATTTAGAATGAAGAAATAGAAAGACAAAGAAATATTCATATTCtataaaatatggaaaaagtTATGTCAGATGGTTAAATAAATATCTCTTGTTTAACTAATTTCTTCGGTAGCATTTTATCTAAGTTTTATTTTACTCACCATTAGAACTGCAAATTGATGCGCGGATATGCATGATATATACTTATAAACAGTAAATTACTCTTACCATATAGCGATGTCATTCTATAGATGTCGTCATACAATAATTTGTAGTCAGGATCATATCCTTGATAATATGGTGCCATCAAAGCTTTAGAATTCGAAGAATGGCCTAGACCAAGTGCGTGTCCAAACTCGTGAGCAGCTACAATTTCCAAATTTGTACCTTCCTTTGTACCAAGTGTCCACTGTTCGTCATCGTCAAAATGTGTATCACCCGAGATGTCATGTGACCCAGGAAAGAAGGCATGTGCAAGTGTCCGACCTGtgtaaaataaatcaattaattttatattactttaaaGAGGTTTATTTCGAGATTGGAGTCTTAGAAAACAAGCAAGAAACTATCCCCTCGCGTACATTTTGACCTTCAGGGGTGAACAGAACAAGGAAAGAGAGAACTCAGAAATAACATCACACTGACAGATAGGTGAGAATAAACTATACAGTACTCTTCCATTGTACAGCATGGTGTAATTTGCACATGTCGTAGTAAGAATAAATGGATGCATTAATAACAACAAATCTAAgactatag from Mytilus galloprovincialis chromosome 2, xbMytGall1.hap1.1, whole genome shotgun sequence encodes:
- the LOC143062806 gene encoding matrix metalloproteinase-19-like, which translates into the protein MTMLSSMFIKIGLVLAILPGFLLTEDADALSRTKRQDDFEVDGFFETFGYMDVPTSSQGGHDAADRERAVREFQKMTGLPITGKVDKKTVAKMKSPRCGFPDVLKPSQRPGEINTNPKDVQLKPLSNVFKWPNNQVTWKVMGYTRQLGGASQRRSFINAFKKWSDVANINIREVGGGDADILIDYKRRDHYDGSPFDGRGRTLAHAFFPGSHDISGDTHFDDDEQWTLGTKEGTNLEIVAAHEFGHALGLGHSSNSKALMAPYYQGYDPDYKLLYDDIYRMTSLYGGRAATRPTSRPRVTTRRPRVTTRRPRATTKRPSTKPSICDLKFDSLFMNGDDRRIYAFRYRKIYRFESDQNGIEKSFTKVSRKVLTPRVPINTGAAVVDRYRRLYVFKGSKLFRYTRFRLDAGFPKRITIPFFQNVDAALEYNNVIYVFKDDKFSIWHENYSRSPPSGYPKPISSYWKGIPNNVEAALNINDGYTYFFKGSKYFKYNNRYQRTEYRKDKAPAWLGCGRAVPK